In the genome of Lynx canadensis isolate LIC74 chromosome X, mLynCan4.pri.v2, whole genome shotgun sequence, one region contains:
- the CDR1 gene encoding cerebellar degeneration-related antigen 1 — protein sequence MSAISEERGRECGGSDDVPAPSLGRKIMVLSKSSLQFLLCGKNKAAGKQENMWNRPHLSQLGLSKGSIVLVSPKYLSEDVEMLEDVELLEDEQMLEALEMLEALEMQEDVDFLEDTNLLEDVGRPEDMNLMEDTALLEDVDLLEDIDFLEDVDFLEDLEVIGRRGFPGRHGFSGRPELSGRPGLFGRRRLAGRPGGSWKTWIFFRKTWISRKTYICWKTWI from the exons ATGTCTGCCATTtctgaggaaaggggaagag aatgtgGCGGAAGTGATGATGTGCCAGCTCCATCTCTAGGCCGCAAGATCATGGTCCTTTCTAAATCTTCTCTTCAATTCCTGCTGTGTGGGAAGAATAAGGCTGCTGGGAAGCAAGAGAACATGTGGAACAGACCCCACTTGTCCCAGCTGGGGCTGTCCAAGGGCAGCATAGTGCTAGTGTCCCCCAAATAT TTGTCGGAAGACGTGGAGATGCTGGAAGACGTGGAGTTGCTGGAAGACGAGCAGATGCTGGAAGCCCTGGAGATGCTGGAAGCCCTGGAGATGCAGGAAGACGTGGATTTTCTGGAAGAC ACAAATTTGTTGGAAGACGTGGGTAGGCCGGAAGACATGAATTTGATGGAAGACACAGCCTTGTTGGAAGACGTGGATTTGCTGGAAGACATCGATTTTCTGGAAGACGTCGATTTTCTGGAAGACCTGGAGGTCATTGGAAGACGTGGATTTCCTGGAAGACATGGATTTTCAGGAAGACCCGAGTTGTCTGGAAGACCTGGATTGTTTGGAAGACGTAGATTGGCTGGAAGACCTGGAGGTTCCTGGAAGACATGGATTTTTTTCCGGAAGACGTGGATCTCTAGGAAGACATATATTTGTTGGAAGACCTGGATCTAG